The stretch of DNA ACAACCTAATCGATCGCTTGATTCGTCAGATCCTTTTAGGATTTCTCAACTTTTCTAATATCTAAAGATATTCATCAATCGAATTTCATTTGGGGTCGTAATAGACACCATATTGTTCTAGAAAGGAAATTAAAGTGGATATATACCTCGCTTCCAATCTTAAATTTGgtgattaaaacaataaatatgtGACGCCCCCCACCTCCACTTGGGATGTAActgagacttagagcgtcgggacatgtaacacaagattacatacccccccgttcatgacagttaatatgcaatgcatcctatatTGCATATAATAGTATGCAATAACCGTAGAGGAAAATAGGTGACTAAGAAGTACTTATGCCATAATAAACTAAAAACATCTCAATATCATTGATAACGGTCATAAGTTCAAATCAAAAGGTAACATAATCTTAGTACAATTATTCTTGATAATAAGTCTCCATGGCTAAATCAACTGCTTCGTGTGTCCTCATTGGGTCCttacacaacttctatcattccaagtggaatgataatgggtccacaaggggtgagatttactttaaatctcagtaagttacaCAACCAACATGCACAAAAACAAATTATGCATGATGTATGATAAATAAGAAATGCATGTGATGCAGAAAACAATCAGTATATGTCTCCCGTCTAGATTCCtcaatattttcagaaaaataaagacatattttcttatagagaacatttttcacttcaacTGCCAAAAACATATCACATTTAATCATAACTTAACATCATAAcgtatggtatcatcacagtTCTCCATATGCATTGTGAGTACCTGCTTATAACCGTAGAACAacatgttgaaactacgttgtctgcaaactcgttctcaatgcattgataatataacataacatcatcataGCATTATAACATATACACCCACTAgccttaggtgtcataacatttgacttcGCTTCAGCATTCTTTAAAGATAACTCATTCGAAGCccgttgactgttcttcgtcaaccaAAGGGTTACCACTGTAATTTTACTCAATCTAGAGTTGACATAGtagtttcactaggataattccctatcctagcctttggggtcatgacaaaaattattttcatgctatgcttaaAAAAGGTAGTTCATggcatgtgcatatgtagcaagctttcatatgaaaatgacttatatgcaatatgttaaaaatggtgaaaatctcACGTGCCATGTAAGCAAGTAGTCatgtactcaatgtatcatataatatgGTGTTTCATtctcaaaatgacaattataacatgaatgtgacatttatcaataaatcataagtAACTTATCAATgtataagttagaggccaacttacaaacttcccaAGTTTAGAGATTCAAAGTAGCTGTAATCAAAATTGTACTAAGTTAGGATCTGATCTACTatggaagatgttcataatcaaaagggtttAAGAActggtatttacaaaaatacccataaactttcaaaaattatcaCTAAAGCCCTAATTTTTCACTATTCGCAAATAAGTCTtaaatttaaccaaacttcataaacctcatatttttcatattctaaaaccatctatgcccttagatttttaataaaataagttcaacTATGCCAATCATACCCAACCCATAACCTTGGGGATAAATTAAAACTTAGGCTTAGGTCATACAAGTTCATTCTAACACTTAAACATGGCTCAAGACCTTAATCACCATTAAACTAACCCTTAAGCATGCATTATAtctctcaatatttttcttcaagaaaGTTTCGAAACCTAGAGTCAAATCAGGAATTTTTGTTCTTATCTCAATCACAAGGTTTTCTAAATGTTCATTATTCAACCCAAGgtaaaataacttaaaacatCCACTAAAAATATGCTagtcatcaacaccaaactttttagaAACAGTATCCAAACTTTTTTAACTAATAAGGCAAACCCTAGAATCATATGGTTTGATCTATTTCAAAGCATctccaagaacaaaaaaatccaaatcctacttctaacatattcataacatcatcctaagaacAATCATGCttttaatcattaaacaaaagtcataaaaatcacaaaacaatactTAGAGTTTTCggttttacacttagtccaaattcaaaaacttttccttaactagctttgatcaatctcttgttCCATggcttaaaaaaattttctcttAAACTAAAAGatcacatcatttaaaaatgtgtcctaaagaagatccaaccatcaaaattaaaatcacaaggctaaatatcaataaaacaaggatctaacccaaaaaatcaaatcttaggcctaacctaaatcctcttgcatagaaataTCCTATCTTTgcaactaatactaaatatcttcaaaccaacattctaacatgcatataagaggtttaggattatcaaataaaaatatcaaagccattgaagtaagattaaaccatgcaatattcaaactttctcaaaacaaaaattgtttttccacttccagtttctaTGTCTTTATATCTAAGTGAATCTTCCAACAAAAGCTTTAGtcatgcaaaaaatcctcaattaaaattcataaacacatgttaacaacagtCCATAAATTATTCGGACCAAGATACATCCATTAACTTggccaaaaactccaaaatataacacccTTTCCAATttaactgtaacgccccgttcccggaggtccggaaagttaactcttaatatctcaaatcaacttaaatagtacaactataaaatccaaaaaatccaataaaatattaatcaatttaatcaatccaaatatctaagttcctccatggggacaataaagaaaatctctataacataaattaaaaactctctaaaactcgaaattatccttaactcatcaaatcaaaatatccgaaacataaattcagtttactaactacgactctcaattaagcacttgtaccatcgggcacttattccactctaatcatcacacctgctaaaactttctacttttgttctccagctgaaccatcaaaattatctgaaaagtatatggagataaggggtgagttatcaacaactcagtaagcagagcacatatactagtatgtaaacatgagcagttacagagtttagaatgcggaacaaaaatattttcttttagaatgcagaattagaataaagttttcaaaatgcagcgttagaacatattatcaaaaatatcagagcgaaagttcgaaaatattcataatcaaaatccctttggcatagcataaactgaaacatcacatctgatcttatcatatcagaacaaataccatctttaaccccccgtggtagggttgtgcaaaccccagtagctaaccgagcaaaaacagaatgtgaattttctccttattcattctcggagccccgagtgtgcacataggaaagaccacacagaaaaccactttgtttccaaagtgggtgcactagaaacagaaaagttggtaccaacccgaacagagccacagttttacacccgtggtgaagttagaatggaacagaaacagaaacagaatgttatgccagaggttttcagaaatcacatcagatcatatcagagtacaaaaaatcttcagaatagaacaaaatcattacacaacataatttatgcacaaaatttcatattcgctctctttttcaaagttcagaaacagaatgtcaaaaataagctcatgtctacaccagtcatgacagaaaataatttattcttaaacagaatctcatgagtaatgcagaacaaataactgaggcagttcaaatttcttttcaacatcaaatatgtatattttccaaaaaataacctcagttcactttattttaaatgcaaagtctaacataggaaccctgcttacctaaACTTCTTAGATTtcttcgaaattcctcaaaaacgtcggacaataattaatcatcacctataaaataatcatgtaattctcataaattttcaattaatcacgtatttcgatatttaatcctaagcttataaaataacctatttaattcctcaaaacctaaatttaccaatcatcactttctaaaatcgtcaatgctaatttaatactatgactaaaacatttaaacgtcagacctatttattaatgaaaacaacttatgaagtttaatactaagtaatataattatcccaaaatattttaaaataaaccatgactatttttaaatagactaaaatatatctaaaatgtagaaataacattacaccaatattgtttactgttaaaataaacctttacttaataacatgttaaaatacttaagcgatttaaggtaagtaaaagtaaaaatttcgttaaataataataaacaaatagctttaatcgtaatttaaatgtttaaaagaaaaatacacaattactaaaataatttggtaCCAAACGTACAATTGAAAATCCTATTAATTTctgtaaaattttcttataccaCTCATAtaaaccatgaaaaaaaaacagacttAATATAACCAAAAATATCAACCTGAACACCTTCAATAATAAGGGTAATGCTGTAATTCCTTATTCAAAAACTACGCAAAATATAAGTTACGAAGGCTGGAAATGCATTGACGCAGTCTCGGTGCAATATCCGTGAGAACAGGGGCACGAGGTACTCaccgccaagggaggagctgcgcaTGACGCGACGAAGAtggtcacggtggtgaggcactgagagagagagagagagatgagcgagaGACCTCAtgcagaaagagaaagggacggAGAGATAGCTCGGCGTGAAAGAGGACGAAAACGCACCGTGGGGCAGCTAGGCTTGCGACGGTCTGGGGGCTGGGTGTCAACCTAGCAGTGtccgaaggtggaggcttgtcctccCACGTCTTTTGATGGCAGTGGCGTCGAAGTTGAGGGGGTTGACGACATGGTTCACGGTGGGGATGCTTCCCTGTTTCGGCGTGTGAAAACAGAGTCCTTCAAGTCCCAAAGCGTATCAACAGCTTGGTGCGGAGGTGCAGGGTAGAGCGGCGGCAAACATGGTTGTTTCCATTGTGCGGGATGTGATTCGAGTGTTTCAGGCTGGGCTCGGTCATGGCAGTGGCTAGGATGCTGCGCAGTTGTCTTGCCGTTGCACTACGGTGCAGTGAGTGATCTGTGCAGCGGCGCCACGGGTTAAACCGTGTTGCGATACGGGCTTGGCTCGTTTGGGGTAGTGGTTTAGGTGCTGCACAGCTGCGCTATGGGGAAGGGCTCACGGTGAAGGAGGCTGAGgcgtgaaaaagaagaagcggcACTCTAGGTTTttattgaggatgaagaacgGGCAGATATATAGATGAAAGGatgaccaaaataaaaaaaataaaaccctagagagccaaGAGAGAGACGTGCGTGCGGATatgtcgtgtgtgtgcatggagtggacgagagGAAATCTACGGGAGTTAAGAaataaagaccgaaagagaagaaaataaaatgaaacatgctggaaaaaaataaacgtgtgcagaaaggaaaaaaaataaaatagaataaactaaaacaaaataaataaaattgagcttgattgggtccgggtgttacactctcccccccttaaaaaaatttcgtcctcgaaatttgttacACCTAAAGCAAAGtctaaatatttatccgctacaACCATTCATGCCTACACCGAAACGTCAATCATATTGTCGGACCTAAATAATATTCCGCATTTGTCGAACTTAATATCTCAAATTCTAACCCTCCCATATTGTCGATCATATTCTCCCATAATTTCTCTAGCCATACACGTTCGCACACAATGCCTTTTAAAGTCTAgaatataaacctcaataatacaattaaataccaaaaaataaattttaaattctccacctaatataaagcctcaataaataacgaaaaaaaaaaactctcaaacTATCATATCACTCACCAAACCATGCTTCCGCTGCTCACTCTATCAACTTATAGTCCTAAAAACATTGAATCTCATACCTCGGAAAAGAACTAAACCCCGCATTTACAACTAACTAACAGAAAACTCTTAAAACAATATAGTATAATCAAAAGTTCCAAGCTTAAGTCTTGAATAACCtcgattcacaaatttcaaatccTTAGAAAATCTACTCTCAAACAAACTTTAATATTCTAAGCTGTCCTATTAGAACAGTTCCATACAAGCACAACTAATCTCGATTCAAATAAAAAGAGTTCAAGGAGAAAATAGAGTGAGGTACCTGTGATCTCATTGTTGTCATTCTTAGCATCTTCAGATGTTAGTGCGAACACTCGGGCCGGTCCCATTCTACGTTGATTATTAACCTGATTCACTTGTTGGGAACCTGGATGTGGGTTAGGCTTCTTGTTATCTGTCAGCAGCAAAGGGCAATCCCTGATAAGATGTCCGGTCTTACCGCATCGAAAACATGCCCCCATTTCCCTTCTGCACTCTCCAGTATGTGCACGATTACAAAACTTACAGAGGCTGTTCGATTGATTTACTTGCATTTGCTTTTGCCCCAAGCTGCTCCCATCATTTCTATTTTTCCACGGCCCTTGATCCACTGCAGATTGAGATCCCTGTGGCGCAGTCCTCTTCCTCTGTTCCAGTAGTGTTTCGCTTCTTTGAAGGCTCCGCTCAAATACTGTGGCCTTATACACCAACTGTGAAAAGTTCcgaatttgaaagcccacaattcgTTCATAAATCCTTTCATTCAGCCCTTACTCAAACTTACgagccttcttctcctcatcaggGATCAAATATGCAGCAAAGCGTGATAACTCGATGAATCTAGCTGCGTACTGGTGTACTGACATAGCTCCCTGTACCAAATTAGCGAACTCCAAAGCCTTGTCATCTCAGACAGAGGTTGGGAAAAAGCGTTCTAGaaagatctgcttgaagtgcagccaacGGACTATTTTTGTCCCTTCCGCTTCTCTGATGGTTCTTTCAGAAATCCACCATCTTTTTGCTTCTCCCGTTAGTTTGAAAGCAGAGTATAGAACCTTCTGTACGTCCGTGCAGTTTATAACGCGGAGTAACTCCTCAATATCTTGAATCCAGTCTTCTGCTAAGGTTGCGTCGCCCCGACCATCGAAGGTGGGAGGATGCATTCGATTAAACTACTCTATGGTACATCCCCATTCATCATTTGTCGCATTCATACCCGATACACTTCTTTCTCGACGACGAGGTAGCATCCTGACAACatggattattaaaaaaatatatatacaagaataaGGGGGTTTGTGCAAAATAAGCAAATGGTGATAATGGTAAAGcaaacataaatacatataaaaattgtaGAAGCAACAATAGTAACTCTATATAACTCTAGACTCTAAACCTTCCATCTTGTGAAAAGCCTTATGTGCGGTCTacaaaaccgaaccgaacctCAAACCACATGAACGTCTtagaatatctataaaaattccTACCcttcaaattccataaatatCTTGTCTAATACCTGAGACTTCTAATACCCTAAATACCCATGAAAATCACATCCTATAGCCCACAAATGTCTACACCACAactctgaaaaaattatttcctcaaCGTCATGACCCAATGCCTACaagaattctaaaaccttaactctcattaatcatcttttattctttaaaaattctaaaccacaaatctgaaatttcttcctaatcccacagatatctaaacctccaaggtttatagtatgcagaattcaaacctggctctaataccaactgtaacgccgcgttcccagaggtccggagagttaactcttaatatctcaaatcaacttaaatagtacaactatgaaatccaaaaaatccaataaaatattaatcaatttaatcaatccaaatatctaagttcctccatggggacaataaagaaaatctctataacataaattaaaaactctctaaaactcaaaattatccttaactcatcaaatcaaaatattcaaaacataaattcagtttactaactacgactctcaattaagcacttgtaccctcgggcacttattccactccgatcatcacacctgctaaaactttcaactcttgttctccagctgaaccatcaaaattatctaaaaaatatatggagataagaggtgagttatcaacaactcagtaagcagaggacatatactagtatgtaaacatgagcattacaaagttcagaatgcagaacaaaaatattttcttttagaatgcagaatcagaataatgttttcaaaatgcagcgtcagaacatcttatcaaaaatatcagagcaaaagttcgaaaatattcataatcaaaatccctttggcatagcataaactgaaacatcacatcttatcttatcatatcagaacaaataccatgcttaaccctcgtggtagggttgtgcaaaccccagtagctaattgagcagaaacagaatgtgaatcttccccttattcattctcgaagCCCTGAGTGTGCGCATAAGAAAGACCacgtagaaaaccactttgtttccaaagtgggtgcaccagaaacaaaaaagttggtaccaacccgaacagaggccacagttttacacccgtggtgaggtcagaaaggaacaaaaacagaaacagaattttatgccagaggtttttagaaatcacatcagatcatatcagagtacagaaaatcttcagaacagaacaaaatcattacacaacataatttatgcacaaaatttcatattcgctctcttttttaaagttcagaaacagaatgtcaaaaataaactcatgtctacaccagtcatgatagaaaataatttcgtcttaaacagaatctcatgagtaatgcagaacaaataactaaggcagttcaaatttcttttcaacatcaaatatgtatattttccaaaaactaacctcagctcattttattttaaatgcaaagactagcatagaaaccccacttacatgaattttttagcttttttcaaaattcctcaaaaacgtcggacaataattaatcgtcacctataaaataatcacgtaattctcataaattttcaattaatcacgtatttcgatatttaatcctaagcttatagaataacctatttaattcctcaaaacctaaaattaccaatcatcactttctaaaatcgtcaatgctaatttaatactatgactaaaatatttaaacgtcagacctatttattaataaaaacaacttatgaagtttaatattaagtaatataattatcccaaaatattttaaaataaaccataactattattaaatcgactaaaatatatctaaaatgtagaaataacattataccaatattgtttactcttaaaataaacctttacttaataacatattaaaatacttaagcga from Juglans regia cultivar Chandler chromosome 4, Walnut 2.0, whole genome shotgun sequence encodes:
- the LOC108987272 gene encoding uncharacterized protein LOC108987272, which produces MHPPTFDGRGDATLAEDWIQDIEELLRVINCTDVQKVLYSAFKLTGEAKRWWISERTIREAEGTKIGAMSVHQYAARFIELSRFAAYLIPDEEKKALFERSLQRSETLLEQRKRTAPQGSQSAVDQGPWKNRNDGSSLGQKQMQVNQSNSLCKFCNRAHTGECRREMGACFRCGKTGHLIRDCPLLLTDNKKPNPHPGSQQVNQVNNQRRMGPARVFALTSEDAKNDNNEITGSVS